A single Balneola sp. DNA region contains:
- a CDS encoding GIY-YIG nuclease family protein, with protein sequence MKEGYVYIISNAKRTVFYTGVTSDLISRIYQHKQGNGSFFSSKYNVFFLMYYETHQTMYHAIEREKQIKKWKREWKLNLIKSKNPEFEDLWNEILPKGRFHF encoded by the coding sequence ATGAAAGAGGGTTATGTATACATTATTTCCAACGCTAAAAGAACTGTCTTCTATACTGGTGTGACCAGTGATCTGATAAGTCGCATCTACCAACATAAACAAGGAAATGGTTCCTTTTTCTCATCTAAGTACAATGTTTTTTTCCTAATGTATTATGAAACCCATCAAACAATGTATCATGCCATTGAAAGAGAGAAACAAATCAAAAAGTGGAAACGAGAGTGGAAATTGAATTTAATAAAATCCAAAAATCCTGAATTCGAAGATTTATGGAATGAAATACTTCCTAAGGGAAGATTTCACTTCTAA
- the rnc gene encoding ribonuclease III, protein MRSLLRSLFTRKSKVSALEDDRIVSLEKIIGLKVEDRALFQRALRHRSMLTQEQYAKYDSYERLEFLGDAVLDLIAAEILFNKYPKKDEGFLTKIRAKLVKGETLAQFSTQLGLEDLMEMGERSGNTKISKSILADVFESIIAAIYITKGYSNAFQFVEYVFDKFVNFEEVIHTVDNYKSALLEYTQAERLPLPRYKMINESGPGHNRTFEVTVLIGEEELGTGIGKSKKKAEQLAAEAALQVLNLTEE, encoded by the coding sequence ATGCGATCCCTTCTCAGATCTTTGTTTACCCGCAAAAGCAAAGTTTCTGCTTTAGAAGATGATCGTATAGTTAGCCTCGAGAAAATTATCGGGCTTAAAGTTGAGGATAGGGCACTATTCCAAAGAGCTCTTCGCCATCGCTCTATGCTTACCCAGGAGCAATACGCAAAATACGATTCTTATGAGCGGTTGGAGTTTCTTGGGGATGCAGTACTGGATTTGATTGCTGCAGAAATCCTATTCAATAAATACCCTAAAAAAGATGAGGGTTTTCTTACAAAGATCAGGGCAAAGTTAGTAAAGGGAGAAACTTTGGCTCAGTTTTCTACCCAACTTGGATTAGAAGACTTAATGGAAATGGGGGAAAGGTCTGGTAATACCAAGATTTCAAAGAGTATTTTAGCCGATGTGTTTGAGTCCATTATCGCCGCTATTTACATCACTAAGGGCTATTCAAATGCCTTCCAGTTTGTTGAGTATGTTTTTGATAAGTTTGTCAATTTTGAGGAAGTCATTCATACCGTTGATAACTACAAAAGTGCCTTGCTCGAATATACTCAAGCTGAACGTCTCCCTTTGCCTCGCTATAAAATGATAAATGAGTCTGGACCTGGGCATAACCGTACTTTTGAGGTTACGGTTTTAATTGGTGAAGAGGAGCTGGGAACAGGGATTGGGAAGAGTAAGAAAAAAGCAGAACAGCTTGCTGCAGAGGCGGCACTTCAGGTTCTAAATCTTACCGAAGAATAA
- the mgtE gene encoding magnesium transporter encodes MLVQLIKPEFQELIEAKDWVGLKEVLADVPAADIAELLVELDGSVAVVVFRLLKKPVAADVFAELPSAKGVELLELFNRQQLSDVMGNLEPDEQVALLEELPGHLTQSVMNSMNPEDQKQIKKLLGYPEDSVGRLMTPRYVRVKSDWTIERSMVHIRKYAEVAETLNVIYVVDDKEHLIDDLKITQLIVGNPEDTISTVMDDTFIALSAYDDQEEAVKMFAKYDRVAVPVVDSDGILVGIVTVDDIIDVAEEETTEDMQKMAAMDALDDYYSQTTISSMVKKRLGWLIILFVGQIVTALTMGQYEELLSKIVFLSFFVPLIIASGGNSGAQAATLIIRALATDDIKFDDWKKVFAREFLSGLILGSLIGILGFVTLISWELIAGNPFGEQMLLTALVVALSLLSIVLFGNFIGAMLPFVLSKLGLDPAVSSAPFVATIVDVSGIIIYFSIAILFLGKILL; translated from the coding sequence ATGCTTGTACAGCTCATCAAACCAGAATTCCAAGAACTCATTGAGGCCAAAGATTGGGTTGGGTTGAAAGAGGTACTTGCCGATGTTCCCGCGGCGGATATTGCAGAGCTGTTAGTTGAGCTAGACGGTAGTGTGGCTGTAGTTGTTTTCAGATTGCTAAAAAAACCTGTAGCTGCCGATGTTTTTGCAGAACTCCCATCCGCTAAAGGGGTAGAACTTCTCGAACTTTTCAACCGGCAGCAGCTATCTGATGTAATGGGTAATCTCGAACCTGATGAGCAGGTGGCACTACTGGAAGAATTACCCGGACATCTCACTCAGAGTGTGATGAACTCGATGAATCCTGAGGATCAAAAGCAGATCAAAAAACTGCTGGGATACCCTGAGGATAGTGTGGGTAGGCTAATGACTCCCCGATATGTCAGAGTAAAATCTGATTGGACCATAGAAAGAAGCATGGTTCATATTAGAAAGTATGCGGAAGTAGCCGAAACCTTAAACGTTATTTACGTTGTTGATGACAAAGAGCATTTAATAGATGACCTCAAAATCACTCAGCTCATAGTAGGAAATCCAGAGGATACGATTTCAACTGTAATGGATGATACCTTTATTGCACTAAGCGCCTATGACGACCAGGAAGAGGCGGTAAAGATGTTTGCTAAATATGATAGGGTAGCCGTTCCGGTTGTTGATTCGGATGGAATCCTGGTAGGTATTGTAACGGTCGATGATATTATTGATGTGGCGGAGGAAGAGACCACCGAGGATATGCAGAAGATGGCCGCGATGGATGCTCTTGATGATTACTATTCTCAAACCACAATTTCTTCGATGGTAAAAAAGAGATTAGGTTGGTTAATCATCTTATTTGTGGGGCAGATTGTTACTGCATTGACTATGGGGCAGTACGAAGAGCTTTTGAGTAAAATTGTATTCTTATCATTTTTTGTACCGCTAATTATTGCAAGTGGCGGTAATTCCGGAGCTCAAGCAGCAACTCTGATTATTCGCGCACTAGCAACAGATGACATTAAATTTGATGATTGGAAAAAGGTTTTTGCTCGAGAGTTTCTTTCCGGTCTCATTTTGGGAAGCCTGATTGGAATTTTAGGTTTTGTAACATTAATAAGCTGGGAGCTTATTGCTGGAAATCCATTTGGTGAACAAATGTTATTAACCGCTTTAGTGGTTGCTCTCAGTCTTTTGAGCATTGTACTATTCGGAAATTTCATTGGAGCAATGCTTCCATTTGTTCTTTCGAAACTGGGCTTAGATCCTGCTGTTTCTTCAGCACCTTTTGTTGCAACAATAGTGGATGTAAGCGGAATCATTATTTATTTTTCGATAGCAATCTTATTCCTAGGAAAAATTTTACTCTAA
- a CDS encoding acyl-CoA thioesterase: MMRPSYDPNLFYYWHTIQTRFRDLDPLNHANNAVFNTYFEEARIHFVNQVPELAHSFAEGKAFVLVKCTLEYLKPIHYPATLLVGSSCLSIGNTSVEAFQAIYDSETKNLLAVATTKGVWFDIKRNRPTAVPNIDNKEPLMFKLPADG; encoded by the coding sequence ATGATGAGACCTAGCTACGACCCCAATCTGTTCTATTACTGGCATACTATTCAAACCCGATTCCGAGATCTCGATCCCTTAAATCATGCAAACAACGCTGTATTTAATACCTACTTTGAGGAAGCCAGAATACATTTTGTAAATCAGGTACCGGAACTTGCACATTCATTTGCCGAAGGGAAGGCTTTTGTCCTTGTGAAATGTACTCTGGAATACTTAAAACCAATACATTATCCGGCTACATTACTTGTAGGGAGCAGCTGCCTTTCGATTGGTAATACAAGTGTTGAAGCTTTTCAGGCTATTTATGATTCAGAAACTAAAAACTTGCTGGCCGTTGCAACAACTAAAGGGGTATGGTTCGATATCAAAAGAAACCGGCCTACTGCTGTGCCGAATATTGATAATAAAGAACCATTGATGTTTAAGCTTCCTGCCGATGGATAA
- a CDS encoding fasciclin domain-containing protein, whose amino-acid sequence MRKLNIYFLPLLVSVFVLFTACSDSNSSDPETDETIFGIASTNNDFNTLSQAIIDAGLQSTLEGAGPFTVFAPTDAAFDKLPDGLLGDLTDEQLAEILQYHVISGSDIASSQLQATQDVETLQGEKILIEAANGVLVNNFSSVVNADIEASNGVIHAIDEVLLPEGLREANIVDRAKELSIFTSLVGAVEDAGLTTTLQFKGDFTVFAPTDNAFSELPSGLLESLTTEQLAEILQYHVLSGEVFAANLQAEQSPASLTEESIFVTKSGEEVSVNQASVVTADVDVTNGVIHAIDQVILPDAYGTVVDAAAKRYFFSTLVEQVINAELADDLSNTSASFTLFAPTNEAFAKLPEGLLTSLTKEQLIEILSYHVIPAEVKAGDLSAEQAPEALAGGEVFVTKSEVGTVMVNANAEVIEADVDVNNGVIHAINEVILPDNFVDVVGIASKRFDLTTLVGAVTDAQLVEALSATTNDGFTVFAPVNSAFGELDAIPTGDALVDVLQYHVIPSKVLSGDLQATQTVETLNGDTVTITVENGVVSINGSTVVTTADLEGTNGVVHIIDEVLLPPAN is encoded by the coding sequence ATGAGAAAACTAAACATTTATTTCCTTCCATTACTTGTATCAGTATTTGTGCTCTTTACTGCTTGCAGCGATAGCAACAGTTCAGATCCGGAAACTGATGAGACAATTTTTGGAATAGCAAGTACCAACAATGATTTCAATACCCTATCTCAGGCAATCATAGATGCAGGTTTGCAATCAACTCTTGAAGGAGCCGGACCATTTACAGTATTCGCTCCTACCGACGCAGCTTTTGACAAACTGCCGGATGGGCTTTTAGGTGATCTTACCGACGAGCAACTGGCTGAAATTCTTCAGTACCATGTAATTTCAGGAAGTGATATTGCTTCTTCACAACTCCAGGCTACTCAAGATGTAGAAACTCTTCAGGGAGAAAAAATCCTTATTGAAGCAGCAAATGGTGTTCTGGTAAATAACTTTTCTTCAGTTGTAAATGCTGATATTGAAGCTTCCAACGGAGTTATCCATGCTATCGATGAAGTACTTCTACCAGAAGGTTTGAGAGAAGCTAATATCGTTGACAGAGCAAAAGAATTAAGCATCTTTACTTCTTTAGTAGGTGCTGTAGAAGATGCAGGTCTTACCACTACCCTTCAGTTCAAAGGTGACTTCACGGTATTCGCCCCAACTGATAATGCTTTTAGCGAACTTCCAAGCGGATTATTAGAAAGCTTAACTACCGAGCAACTAGCTGAAATCCTTCAGTACCATGTATTAAGTGGTGAAGTATTTGCTGCTAATCTACAGGCTGAGCAAAGCCCTGCTTCTTTAACAGAAGAAAGTATATTTGTTACTAAATCAGGCGAGGAAGTATCTGTAAACCAGGCTTCCGTAGTAACTGCTGATGTTGATGTAACAAACGGAGTTATCCATGCTATTGATCAGGTAATCCTTCCAGATGCTTATGGAACCGTAGTTGATGCAGCTGCAAAGAGATATTTCTTCTCTACGTTGGTAGAGCAGGTAATTAATGCAGAGTTAGCCGATGATCTTTCAAACACCTCTGCTTCATTTACCCTTTTTGCTCCAACGAACGAAGCTTTTGCAAAACTCCCTGAAGGACTATTGACTTCACTTACCAAAGAACAATTGATTGAAATCTTAAGTTACCACGTAATTCCAGCAGAAGTAAAAGCAGGTGATCTATCAGCAGAGCAAGCTCCTGAGGCTTTAGCAGGTGGTGAAGTGTTCGTAACTAAATCTGAAGTAGGAACTGTGATGGTAAATGCCAATGCAGAAGTTATTGAGGCTGACGTAGACGTTAACAATGGAGTTATCCATGCTATTAACGAAGTTATTCTACCAGACAATTTTGTAGATGTAGTAGGCATTGCATCTAAAAGATTCGACTTAACCACTCTTGTAGGTGCTGTTACTGATGCTCAACTGGTAGAAGCTCTTTCTGCAACAACTAATGATGGCTTTACGGTATTTGCTCCTGTGAATTCAGCTTTCGGTGAATTGGATGCTATTCCTACCGGAGATGCTTTAGTCGATGTACTTCAATACCACGTTATCCCAAGCAAAGTACTTTCTGGCGATCTACAGGCAACTCAAACTGTTGAAACTTTAAATGGAGATACTGTAACCATTACCGTAGAAAATGGTGTAGTTAGTATTAATGGTAGTACGGTAGTTACTACTGCCGACCTGGAAGGAACCAATGGTGTAGTACATATCATTGATGAAGTTCTACTTCCTCCCGCGAACTAG
- a CDS encoding dihydrofolate reductase — protein sequence MILTIVVAHDPNLVIGNNGGLPWRYPEDLKHFKSTTLGNTIIMGRGVFEELNEIPLPGRRNIVLSRSKSYEGVETYKSLEEALKNIHDEEVFIIGGGVLYRQTLSMVNKMIVTEIKKEYEGDTFFPEYRSEIGSTWTEVSREETDNLSFVVYIRSTI from the coding sequence ATGATTCTCACTATAGTTGTTGCTCATGATCCAAACCTGGTGATTGGCAATAATGGAGGGTTACCCTGGCGCTACCCCGAAGACCTAAAGCACTTTAAGTCTACAACACTTGGCAATACCATTATTATGGGACGCGGAGTTTTTGAAGAATTAAATGAAATTCCGTTGCCTGGAAGAAGGAACATTGTTCTCTCCAGATCAAAATCCTATGAAGGGGTAGAAACCTACAAGAGTTTAGAAGAAGCACTCAAAAATATTCACGATGAAGAGGTATTTATTATTGGTGGTGGGGTACTCTATAGGCAAACCCTATCTATGGTCAACAAAATGATTGTGACTGAAATAAAAAAAGAGTACGAAGGCGATACGTTCTTTCCAGAGTATAGAAGTGAGATTGGAAGTACCTGGACAGAAGTTTCAAGAGAAGAAACAGATAACCTCTCCTTTGTAGTATATATTAGGTCTACTATTTAA
- a CDS encoding thymidylate synthase, whose protein sequence is MKAYHDLVRSVLENGVRKENRTGTDTISNFAEYYKVDLADGFPLLTTKKVYFRSVILELLWYLRGEDHIRWLRDENDCHIWDAWADEDGHVGPIYPVLWRRFPSLEKETIELEGQAGKIEKDIWVRKEFDQVQRAIDMLKTNPNSRRIVVSTWHPGLLGEMALPPCHLMYIFNVANGRLNCHLTQRSGDIALGIPFNLACYSALTMAIAQEVGLEPGFFAHTIVDAHIYVNHVDGLKEQLTRTPRALPTLKIANKPVDDLTYEDFTLENYDPDPVIRFEVAV, encoded by the coding sequence ATGAAAGCATATCACGATCTGGTAAGAAGCGTACTTGAAAACGGTGTAAGAAAGGAAAACAGAACAGGTACGGATACAATCTCCAATTTTGCAGAATATTATAAAGTAGATTTAGCAGACGGTTTCCCGCTTTTAACTACAAAGAAAGTTTATTTCAGATCGGTGATTTTAGAGCTTTTGTGGTATTTGAGGGGAGAGGATCATATTCGCTGGTTAAGAGACGAAAATGATTGCCACATTTGGGATGCCTGGGCGGATGAAGATGGACATGTTGGACCGATTTACCCAGTGCTTTGGAGAAGATTCCCTTCGTTAGAAAAAGAAACGATTGAACTTGAAGGCCAGGCAGGAAAAATTGAAAAAGACATTTGGGTTCGCAAAGAATTTGATCAGGTACAAAGAGCAATAGATATGCTCAAAACCAATCCCAATAGCAGGAGGATTGTTGTTAGTACCTGGCACCCAGGCTTATTAGGAGAAATGGCGCTACCTCCCTGCCATCTTATGTACATCTTTAATGTTGCTAATGGACGTTTGAATTGCCACTTAACTCAACGTTCCGGGGACATAGCGTTAGGAATTCCATTTAACCTGGCATGCTACTCGGCGCTAACAATGGCAATTGCACAGGAAGTAGGTTTAGAGCCAGGTTTCTTCGCGCATACTATTGTTGATGCTCATATATACGTAAACCACGTAGATGGACTCAAAGAGCAACTAACGAGAACTCCAAGGGCTTTACCAACTTTGAAGATTGCCAATAAGCCGGTGGACGATCTTACGTATGAGGACTTTACCCTGGAGAATTATGATCCGGATCCTGTGATCAGGTTCGAGGTTGCTGTATGA
- a CDS encoding HD domain-containing protein, translating to MDKSTRYKIFNDPVHGFITVPKGIILRLIDHPYVQRLRRVRQLGLGYLVFPAAEHSRFSHALGALELGQRVLNNLREKDTTISNKEYEGTLIALLLHDVGHGPLSHTLEHSLINNFNHEMMSLAIMKELNKQFDGALDTAIAIFTNQYPKKFLHQLVSSQLDLDRLDYLRRDSFFTGVSEGSVGINRILKTMRVFNGNIVIEKKGIYAVENYIIARRLMYMQVYLHKTVLSGDALLRKIFLRVRELLANGKKVDFGSSNLQYFLKEEQSAKKRITKTVIDQYLSLDDYDIFQNIKVWQHSKDPILSDLSFRFLTRSLFRTSFIEKSPTKEDVKSLTKKTLKVLKKKGIKVDSESASYYFSFENDQTEAYKYLNDRIWILDDEAIEFSKAADTKNIVALAQPVLRHYCVHLKEIEL from the coding sequence ATGGATAAAAGTACACGTTATAAAATCTTCAATGATCCCGTCCATGGCTTCATAACTGTGCCAAAAGGAATAATCCTGAGACTCATAGATCATCCTTATGTTCAACGACTAAGACGTGTCCGACAACTTGGATTGGGTTACCTCGTATTTCCGGCAGCCGAACACTCCAGATTCTCACACGCTCTTGGAGCACTGGAATTAGGGCAGCGAGTATTAAATAATTTAAGAGAGAAAGACACAACCATCAGCAATAAGGAATATGAAGGAACATTAATTGCTCTTTTATTACATGACGTTGGTCATGGTCCTCTATCCCATACTCTCGAACATTCTCTGATTAACAATTTTAATCATGAGATGATGAGCCTTGCTATAATGAAAGAGCTCAACAAACAATTCGATGGAGCCCTGGATACAGCAATTGCAATTTTCACCAATCAGTATCCAAAAAAATTCTTACATCAATTGGTTTCATCTCAGCTGGATTTGGATAGACTCGATTATCTTCGCAGAGATAGCTTTTTTACCGGAGTCTCTGAAGGATCAGTGGGGATCAATCGGATACTTAAGACGATGCGTGTGTTTAACGGAAATATTGTCATCGAAAAGAAAGGGATATACGCAGTTGAAAACTATATAATAGCCCGTAGATTGATGTATATGCAGGTTTATCTTCACAAAACTGTACTGAGTGGTGATGCTCTTTTGAGAAAAATCTTCCTACGAGTTCGAGAATTACTTGCTAATGGAAAAAAGGTTGATTTCGGCTCTTCCAATCTCCAGTACTTTTTAAAAGAAGAACAATCCGCAAAAAAGAGAATCACAAAAACCGTAATAGACCAGTATTTGTCTTTAGATGATTACGATATCTTTCAAAACATAAAAGTTTGGCAGCACTCCAAAGATCCTATTTTGTCGGATTTAAGTTTTCGCTTTTTAACCCGATCATTATTTAGAACGTCTTTTATTGAAAAATCACCAACTAAAGAAGATGTGAAGAGCCTGACTAAAAAGACTCTAAAAGTACTTAAGAAGAAAGGAATTAAAGTTGATTCAGAATCAGCTTCCTATTACTTCAGTTTTGAAAACGATCAAACTGAGGCCTATAAATATCTGAATGATCGAATCTGGATTTTGGATGATGAAGCTATTGAGTTCTCAAAAGCCGCTGATACTAAAAATATTGTTGCCCTTGCTCAACCCGTGTTGAGGCATTATTGTGTACACTTAAAAGAGATAGAACTTTAA
- a CDS encoding M42 family peptidase: MSKTKAAQFLEELLTTPSPTGYEKAGVKVWKNYVEDFSDEVVTDDYGSCAAKITISGDVATVMLEAHCDEIGMVVQHITEQGFVYVSKLGGSDSTIARAKKVFIHNKKGRVVGVTGNTAIHLQTVKNGGGKEPAWKDIYVDIGVTSKEEALKLVQIGDPITYASDSEFLNEDILTGRALDNRIGGYIIARALKRLSEQKNKLKVNVIALNSIQEEVGGFGARMMTYRFMPDMALVTDVTHATDTPGIDQKDHGTVILGEGPTIQHGGANHPKLVEFLEEVCEKNEIEVQHEATSVRTGTDTDSIFYQQTGVPSALISLPLRYMHSPVEVCSMKDVDRLITVMVEAVLAMKPDQTFTVFE, encoded by the coding sequence ATGAGCAAAACTAAAGCAGCACAATTTTTAGAAGAACTACTTACTACTCCAAGCCCAACCGGATATGAAAAAGCAGGAGTTAAGGTTTGGAAAAATTATGTGGAGGATTTTTCTGACGAGGTTGTAACTGATGATTATGGTTCATGTGCCGCAAAGATAACTATTAGTGGCGATGTAGCTACTGTAATGCTGGAAGCTCATTGTGATGAAATTGGGATGGTCGTCCAGCATATTACTGAACAGGGCTTTGTGTATGTGAGTAAGCTCGGAGGAAGTGATTCTACTATTGCCCGGGCAAAGAAGGTATTTATTCACAACAAAAAGGGAAGAGTAGTAGGGGTAACTGGTAACACAGCAATTCATCTTCAAACAGTAAAAAACGGAGGCGGGAAAGAACCAGCATGGAAAGATATTTATGTAGATATCGGAGTTACCAGTAAGGAAGAGGCATTAAAGCTGGTTCAAATAGGTGATCCAATCACTTACGCTTCAGATTCAGAATTCCTAAATGAAGACATTCTTACAGGTAGAGCACTTGATAATAGAATAGGTGGATATATCATAGCTCGGGCTTTGAAACGTCTTTCAGAGCAAAAAAATAAGCTCAAAGTGAATGTTATTGCCCTTAACTCCATCCAGGAAGAAGTAGGGGGCTTTGGGGCCAGAATGATGACGTATCGTTTTATGCCGGATATGGCTTTGGTTACCGATGTTACTCATGCTACAGACACGCCAGGTATCGATCAAAAAGATCATGGAACGGTGATATTAGGAGAGGGGCCTACCATTCAGCATGGAGGGGCTAATCATCCCAAACTTGTTGAGTTTCTTGAAGAGGTATGCGAGAAAAATGAGATCGAAGTGCAGCATGAGGCTACCAGTGTTCGAACCGGAACAGATACGGATTCTATTTTCTACCAACAAACCGGAGTACCAAGTGCCCTTATTTCTCTTCCGTTACGCTATATGCATTCCCCGGTTGAAGTATGCTCTATGAAAGATGTGGATAGGCTTATTACTGTTATGGTAGAAGCTGTATTAGCTATGAAGCCCGATCAGACATTTACAGTATTTGAATAG
- a CDS encoding PAS domain-containing sensor histidine kinase produces the protein MQLIDLGAEQITIIAVVLVVTFITTYVLVRRLRNNRENAFLLNSLVHEQDQYIVFFDFDSNIIFANNKFLDLVGEKKKRIFGKSFADLPIDEFVKKTFLKHNDDIISRRSSSIVYKSTFTKGEREEWFQIQKRTIVSKKDGKEFILTEATDVSGKKFVEDRLYNTQTEYKQLVESARDIIFKIDLKGNFNFVNSIVEQIVGFTEYEILSKNFNDLVADVDKERVENFYYQQYQEEKPSTYIEFRVKTKSGEIRWLGQSATFIKDSGVIVGFQAVTRDITAAKETEEYLKKAKDIAEEASRTKTGFIASMSHEFRTPLNAILGYTQILGQSDALRDVDKIHVQTISNAGEQLLGMVTDILELSTLDSDRTRLDVESIALGAFFRDIATKISKKAKEKGLKFSIDAVGDLPDAIETDLDKLSTIIKNLLTNAIKFTKSGSVGLFYRVIQVDGKDTLKIEVKDTGIGISEDALRHIFEPFWQLDSLKNNGTGLGLTLCQRLAEFMGGDIEVKSKLDKGTIVTVQIPIKILDQQQLISAKSETSLSITGITVTDKKKIRVLIVDDIEPNRTITRLVLKEEGYEYKEAENGKEAIDLLESFAPDVILMDINMPVMDGLEAMLTIRASGGRFANIPIIAVTAGGFKGDRNELMAQGFSEYILKPFKTDHLLSTISMLLGRKTEVSVKEPKESFEEVSPEKIASFINAMEEEKREKVFSALKMQDFDSLVDYISTQEFKSEVSGPEYEKLISIAQDYDYLTITKVVKVLQES, from the coding sequence ATGCAATTAATAGATTTAGGTGCCGAACAGATAACTATCATTGCTGTAGTTCTAGTTGTTACTTTCATAACTACTTACGTTCTAGTAAGAAGATTAAGGAATAACAGGGAAAATGCTTTCTTACTTAACTCTTTGGTTCATGAACAAGATCAGTACATCGTTTTTTTCGACTTTGATTCGAACATAATCTTTGCCAATAATAAATTCCTTGATCTGGTTGGAGAGAAAAAGAAAAGAATATTTGGTAAATCCTTTGCTGATCTCCCTATTGATGAATTCGTCAAAAAAACATTTCTAAAACATAATGATGATATAATTTCAAGGCGGTCATCTTCTATTGTTTATAAATCTACGTTTACAAAAGGAGAGAGAGAAGAGTGGTTCCAGATTCAAAAGCGTACTATTGTTTCCAAGAAAGATGGGAAAGAATTTATTCTTACCGAGGCTACTGATGTATCGGGAAAGAAGTTTGTCGAAGATCGGCTTTACAATACTCAAACTGAATATAAGCAGCTTGTAGAATCTGCCCGGGATATTATCTTCAAAATAGATTTGAAGGGTAATTTCAACTTCGTGAATTCTATTGTAGAACAAATAGTAGGATTTACTGAGTATGAAATTTTATCCAAGAACTTCAATGACCTGGTTGCCGATGTTGATAAAGAAAGAGTGGAAAATTTTTACTACCAACAATATCAGGAGGAGAAGCCAAGTACATACATAGAGTTCAGGGTAAAAACTAAATCTGGTGAGATAAGATGGTTAGGGCAGTCAGCTACATTTATCAAGGACAGTGGGGTGATTGTTGGATTTCAGGCTGTTACAAGAGATATAACTGCTGCCAAAGAAACTGAGGAATACCTTAAGAAGGCCAAAGACATTGCAGAAGAAGCAAGCCGTACTAAGACAGGTTTTATTGCGAGTATGTCTCATGAATTTAGAACCCCACTCAATGCTATTTTGGGATACACTCAGATTTTAGGGCAAAGTGATGCTCTAAGAGATGTTGATAAAATTCACGTACAAACTATATCTAATGCAGGTGAACAGCTTCTGGGAATGGTAACTGATATTTTGGAACTATCTACTCTGGATTCTGATAGAACCAGACTTGATGTTGAATCCATTGCACTTGGGGCATTTTTCAGGGATATAGCAACCAAGATCTCTAAAAAGGCAAAGGAGAAAGGTCTAAAGTTTTCCATCGATGCAGTTGGAGATCTACCTGATGCTATCGAGACAGATCTGGATAAGCTCTCTACTATTATCAAAAATCTGTTAACTAATGCCATCAAGTTCACAAAGAGCGGATCAGTTGGGCTTTTCTACCGGGTTATTCAGGTAGATGGCAAGGATACTCTAAAAATAGAGGTAAAGGACACAGGTATAGGAATATCTGAGGATGCTCTTCGTCACATCTTTGAACCTTTTTGGCAGTTAGATAGCTTGAAAAATAATGGTACTGGTCTTGGACTTACTCTTTGCCAGAGACTGGCTGAATTTATGGGTGGAGATATTGAAGTAAAAAGTAAGCTTGACAAAGGAACTATTGTAACAGTACAAATACCGATCAAGATTCTCGACCAGCAGCAACTCATATCAGCTAAATCAGAGACTTCTCTTTCAATAACTGGCATTACTGTTACCGATAAGAAGAAGATAAGGGTACTAATTGTTGATGATATCGAACCCAATAGAACAATTACACGCTTGGTTTTAAAAGAAGAGGGCTATGAATATAAGGAGGCAGAGAACGGAAAAGAGGCAATTGATCTTTTAGAAAGTTTTGCTCCGGATGTTATCCTAATGGATATAAATATGCCGGTAATGGATGGGTTAGAGGCCATGCTCACAATACGAGCATCTGGAGGAAGGTTTGCTAACATTCCTATTATTGCTGTTACAGCTGGAGGTTTTAAAGGGGATCGAAATGAATTAATGGCTCAGGGATTTTCAGAATACATTCTTAAGCCTTTTAAAACTGATCATCTGCTTTCAACGATAAGTATGCTTCTTGGTAGAAAGACTGAAGTATCTGTCAAAGAACCTAAGGAAAGCTTCGAAGAAGTTAGTCCTGAAAAAATAGCTTCCTTCATTAATGCGATGGAAGAAGAAAAAAGAGAGAAAGTCTTTTCAGCTTTAAAAATGCAGGATTTTGATAGTCTGGTTGATTATATATCAACTCAAGAGTTTAAGTCTGAGGTCTCAGGACCTGAATACGAAAAGCTAATCTCGATAGCTCAGGATTACGACTATTTAACTATTACTAAAGTCGTAAAAGTACTCCAGGAGAGTTAA